A DNA window from Centroberyx gerrardi isolate f3 chromosome 5, fCenGer3.hap1.cur.20231027, whole genome shotgun sequence contains the following coding sequences:
- the bloc1s1 gene encoding biogenesis of lysosome-related organelles complex 1 subunit 1: MLSRLLKEHQAKQNERKELQERRRREAIAAATCLTEALVDHLNVGVAQAYVNQRKLDHEVKTLQVQASQFSKQTAQWISMVEGFNQALKEIGDVENWARSIEMDMRTISTALEYVHKGQLQSASS; this comes from the exons ATGTTGTCTCGTTTACTGAAGGAGCACCAAGCGAAGCAAAACGAGCGAAAGGAGCTCCAAG AGAGACGCAGACGTGAAGCTATTGCTGCAGCCACCTGCCTGACAGAAGCCCTGGTAGACCACCTCAACGTTGG AGTTGCCCAAGCATACGTAAACCAACGCAAGCTTGACCATGAAGTGAAAACTCTCCAAGTGCAGGCTAGCCAGTTTTCCAAGCAGACTGCTCAATGGATCAGTATGGTGGAGGGCTTCAATCAGGCCCTAAAG GAAATTGGGGATGTGGAGAACTGGGCTCGCAGTATTGAGATGGACATGAGGACCATTTCCACAGCTCTGGAGTATGTACACAAGGGTCAGCTTCAGTCGGCTTCCTCATAA
- the itcha gene encoding itchy E3 ubiquitin protein ligase a produces MKAQLQVTVLSAKLKENKKNWFGPSPYVEVAVDGQSKKTEKCNNTHSPKWKQALTVIVTPFSKLIFRVWSHQTLKADILLGMATLEISETLKANDLKLCEVVQTLQLCSDRDPRDVVGDLSVCLDGMQVDPETFSSAEREHAAVPNGNVRQNGDSGNRSSRDTSPSSDSEEWVIVPNGHAVNGTGSPAPSPGGSKASRPPRPARPPPPTPRRPTASPTSSSSSSPSEVSEGPASDGSSQASASGCSDPQDASGGAAAAAGPSQTASGPKPVASTSASAAPAPATPRVTPVNNGPLPPGWEQRVDQNGRMYFVDHIEKRTTWDRPESLPTGWERRVDPMGRVYYVDHITRTTTWQRPTQESVRNYEEWQHQRSQLQGAMQQFNQRFIYGLQDQFAPTANKEFDPLGPLPHGWEKRTDTNGRVYFVHHTTRTTQWEDPRTQGLLNDKPLPEGWEMRFTVDGIPYFVDHNRRTTTYIDPRTGKSSLENGPQITYVRDFKAKVQYFRFWCQQLSMPQHIKITVTRKTLFEDSFQQIMSFHPQDLRRRLWIIFPGEEGLDYGGVAREWFFLLSHEVLNPMYCLFEYAGKDNYCLQINPASYINPDHLKYFKFIGRFIAMALFHGKFIDTGFSLPFYKRILNKPLALKDLESIDPEFYNSLIWIKDNNIEECGLEMFFSVDKEILGEVTTHELKPDGGNILVTEENKEEYIRLVAEWRLSRGVEEQTQAFFEGFNEVLPQQYLQYFDAKELEVMLCGMQEIDLMDWQRNTIYRHYARSSKQILWFWQFVKEMDNEKRMRLLQFVTGTCRLPMGGFADLMGSNGPQKFCIEKVGKENWLPRSHTCFNRLDLPPYKSYEQLKEKLMFAIEETEGFGQE; encoded by the exons ATGAAGGCTCAATTACAAGTTACAG TGCTCTCAGCCAagctgaaggaaaacaaaaagaactgGTTCGGCCCCAGTCCATATGTTGAGGTAGCTGTGGATGGCCAGTCCAAGAAGACTGAGAAGTGTAACAACACGCACAGCCCCAAATGGAAGCAAGCTCTCACTGT AATTGTGACTCCCTTCAGCAAGCTGATCTTTCGTGTTTGGAGCCACCAGACTCTGAAGGCAGACATCCTGTTGGGAATGGCCACACTGGAGATCAGCGAGACCCTCAAGGCTAACGACTTGAAAC TGTGTGAGGTGGTGCAGACGCTGCAGCTCTGCTCCGACAGGGACCCCCGGGATGTTGTAGGCGACCTGTCAGTCTGCCTGGACGGCATGCAGGTAGACCCAGAAACCTTCtcctctgcagagagagaacacG CTGCTGTTCCAAATGGGAATGTGAGACAGAATGGAGACTCTGGCAACAG GTCAAGCAGAGACACGTCTCCCTCCAGTGATTCAGAGGAGTGGGTCATTGTACCTAATGGTCATGCTGTCAACGGTACGGGGTCTCCTGCCCCATCTCCAGGGGGCTCCAAGGCCTCACGTCCTCCGAGACCagcccgcccccctcctcctacGCCCCGCAGACCAACAGCCTCACCAA CCTCCTCCAGCAGTTCCTCCCCTAGTGAGGTGAGCGAAGGCCCAGCTTCAGATGGATCCTCTCAAGCGTCTGCTAGTGGGTGTTCAGATCCACAGGATGCCtcaggtggagcagcagcagcagcaggaccaTCACAGACAGCTAGTGGGCCCAAACCTGTGGCCTCCACCTCTGCCTCAGCAGCCCCGGCCCCAGCCACTCCCAGAGTCACACCCGTCAACAATGGTCCCTTGCCACCAGG GTGGGAGCAAAGGGTGGACCAGAATGGCCGTATGTACTTTGTGGATCACATTGAGAAAAGGACAACCTGGGACAGGCCTGAGTCTCTCCCTACAGG GTGGGAGCGCAGGGTGGACCCCATGGGCAGGGTGTACTACGTCGACCACATCACCCGCACCACCACGTGGCAACGCCCCACACAGGAGTCAGTGCGTAACTATGAGGAGTGGCAGCACCAGCGCAGCCAGCTGCAGGGAGCCATGCAGCAGTTTAACCAGAGGTTCATTTACGGG CTCCAAGACCAGTTTGCACCCACAGCAAATAAAGAGTTTGACCCGCTGGGACCTCTGCCACATGGCTGGG agaagagaacagacacCAACGGCAGAGTGTATTTTGTTCATCACACGACTCGGACGACCCAGTGGGAGGACCCCAGGACGCAAGG GCTGCTGAATGACAAGCCCCTGCCAGAGGGCTGGGAGATGAGGTTCACTGTGGATGGTATTCCCTACTTTGtagaccacaacaggaggaccACAACCTACATTGACCCTCGCACAGGGAAATCCTCACT TGAGAATGGGCCCCAGATTACCTATGTCAGGGACTTCAAAGCCAAAGTGCAGTACTTCAGGTTCTGGTGTCAG cAATTATCAATGCCTCAGCACATCAAGATTACAGTCACTCGCAAAACCTTGTTTGAAGATTCATTCCAACAG atcatgagcTTCCACCCACAAGATCTGAGACGGAGATTGTGGATCATTTTCCCTGGAGAGGAAGGCTTGGACTATGGAGGTGTGGCCAG GGAATGGTTCTTCTTACTTTCTCATGAAGTACTCAACCCCATGTACTGTCTGTTTGAGTATGCTGGCAAGGACAACTACTGTCTGCAGATCAACCCTGCCTCCTACATCAACCCTGATCACCTCAAGTACTTCAAGTTCATAGGACGCTTCATTGCCATG GCCTTGTTCCATGGCAAATTCATCGACACAGGTTTCTCCCTGCCCTTCTACAAGCGTATCCTGAACAAACCTCTGGCTCTCAAAGACCTGGAGTCCATAGATCCAGAGTTCTACAACTCCCTCATCTGGATCAA GGATAATAACATAGAAGAGTGTGGTCTGGAGATGTTCTTCTCAGTAGACAAGGAGATCCTGGGGGAAGTCACTACCCATGAGCTGAAACCAGATGGAGGGAACATTCTAGTAACGGAGGAGAATAAGGAGGAATACATCAG gttaGTGGCAGAATGGAGGCTGTCCAGAGGTGTGGAGGAGCAGACTCAGGCATTCTTTGAGGGCTTCAATGAAGTTCTGCCCCAGCAGTACCTGCAGTACTTTGATGCTAAGGAATTAGAG GTGATGCTGTGCGGGATGCAGGAGATAGACCTGATGGACTGGCAGAGGAACaccatttacagacattatgCCCGCAGCAGCAAGCAGATCCTCTGGTTCTGGCAG TTTGTGAAGGAGATGGACAACGAGAAGAGGATGAGACTGCTGCAGTTTGTCACGGGAACCTGTCGGCTTCCTATGGGTGGCTTTGCTGACCTCATGG GGAGCAACGGCCCCCAGAAGTTCTGCATTGAGAAAGTGGGCAAAGAGAACTGGCTTCCAAGAAGTCACACATG CTTTAATCGTCTGGACCTTCCTCCTTACAAGAGCTACGAGCAGTTGAAGGAGAAGCTGATGTTTGCCATAGAGGAGACGGAGGGCTTCGGGCAGGAGTAa